Proteins co-encoded in one Chionomys nivalis chromosome 6, mChiNiv1.1, whole genome shotgun sequence genomic window:
- the C2cd4c gene encoding C2 calcium-dependent domain-containing protein 4C → MRKTNMWFLERLRGSGDNGASRGVGGEAGDKASKGPLYSNVLTPDKIPDFFIPPKLPSGPPEAEGQADLGPSTSEQNLASPGPRRAPRSPRLPVKLASESRSLLKAATRHVIQIESAEDWTAEEATNADPQAQGAMSLPSVPKAQTSYGFATLAESPHTRRKESLFHSEHGALAQVGSPGAGRRRAGAKANGGNGGPREAGGGLMSPSRYFSGGESDTGSSAESSPFGSPLLSRSVSLLKGFAQDSQAKVSQLKHSVGRHGSLSADDSTPDTSPGVRRRLTRKATPEPGPESGQAPRGEHTVRMGTRGSVRLLAEYEAAQARLRVRLLAAEGLYDRPCDARSINCCVGLCLVPGKLQKQRSTIIKNSRHPIFNEDFFFDGLGPASVRKLALRIKVVNKGSSLKRDTILGEEELPLTSLLPFL, encoded by the coding sequence ATGAGAAAAACCAACATGTGGTTCTTGGAACGGCTTCGGGGGTCTGGGGACAATGGAGCCAGCCGCGGGGTGGGTGGCGAGGCTGGGGACAAGGCCTCCAAGGGTCCTCTATATAGCAACGTGCTGACGCCGGACAAGATCCCCGACTTCTTCATACCCCCCAAGCTGCCCTCTGGCCCTCCAGAGGCCGAGGGGCAGGCAGACCTGGGCCCATCCACTTCCGAGCAGAACCTGGCTTCACCTGGGCCCCGCCGAGCACCACGAAGCCCCCGGCTGCCTGTCAAGTTGGCCTCAGAGAGCAGGAGTCTGCTGAAGGCAGCCACACGACACGTGATTCAGATAGAGAGCGCAGAGGACTGGACCGCAGAGGAGGCCACCAACGCCGACCCCCAGGCACAGGGTGCCATGTCGTTGCCCTCTGTGCCCAAGGCTCAAACATCCTATGGCTTTGCCACACTGGCTGAGAGCCCCCACACCCGACGCAAGGAGTCCCTTTTCCACAGTGAGCACGGGGCCCTGGCCCAGGTGGGTTCCCCTGGTGCTGGCCGCCGGCGAGCAGGTGCCAAGGCCAATGGGGGTAATGGGGGACCCCGGGAGGCTGGAGGGGGCCTGATGAGCCCTAGTCGCTACTTCAGCGGCGGGGAAAGTGACACGGGGTCCTCTGCCGAGTCCTCTCCCTTCGGGTCCCCTCTGCTCTCTCGCTCTGTGTCGCTGCTCAAGGGCTTcgcccaggacagccaggccaaGGTGAGCCAGCTGAAACACTCGGTGGGCCGCCATGGCTCCCTGTCTGCCGATGACAGCACCCCAGATACTAGCCCAGGTGTCCGTCGCCGCTTGACCCGCAAGGCTACCCCGGAGCCAGGCCCCGAGTCTGGCCAGGCACCACGTGGAGAGCACACAGTGCGGATGGGCACCAGGGGCAGCGTGAGGCTGCTGGCGGAATACGAGGCGGCTCAGGCCCGCCTGCGTGTGCGCCTGCTGGCGGCTGAGGGTCTGTACGACCGGCCTTGTGATGCCCGGAGCATCAACTGCTGCGTGGGGCTGTGCCTGGTGCCCGGGAAGCTGCAGAAGCAGCGGAGCACCATCATCAAAAACAGTCGCCACCCCATCTTCAACGAGGACTTCTTCTTTGACGGCCTGGGTCCAGCCAGCGTGCGCAAGCTGGCCCTCAGAATCAAGGTGGTCAATAAGGGTAGCAGTCTCAAGCGGGACACAATCCTGGGGGAGGAGGAACTGCCACTGACCTCGCTGCTGCCCTTTCTGTGA